A genomic window from Cucumis melo cultivar AY chromosome 8, USDA_Cmelo_AY_1.0, whole genome shotgun sequence includes:
- the LOC103484901 gene encoding kinesin-like protein KIN-8B isoform X4: MVGTKDDPGLMVLSLHTVFDLIKKDKRSDEFEVTCSYLEVYNEVIYDLLEKSSGHLELREDPEQGITVAGLRCIKVRSADKILELLNMGNSRRKTDCTEVNATSSRSHAVLEISVKRKQRNKYSNQVLHGKLALVDLAGSERATETNNAGQKLRDGANINRSLLALANCINALGKQQKKGLAYVPYRNSKLTRILKDGLSGNSQTVMIATISPADVQYHHTVNTLKYADRAKEIKTHVQKNIGAVDTHVSDYQRMIDSLQTEVCQLKKKLAEKESQLSSKPVEKAADDELSWLDIVSHEISENVQERINLQKAMSELEETNLNNRSELQRLDDIIARHQAIEMDGAIVEDLISRRLVILDNIRDNDEAGINYQKEIEANEKHRCQLQGMIDDAVSRNGNKTYLQILSQYRLLGMANSELQLEMAMRDQVIHNQRESLKNLWNLLMGLGLDEKQIFHLAAKQGLTIEGWTMTSSLGLLEKQSANLSSSRSTSVGPSSGIEEGNQNCDFPCPDFSPPAYLRGRNVDAKPTMSFGSPEKYPQDLYKSYLDMTSHASHGGSCMSSSSVVGDLSSSRRIIDAVPFTTKL, translated from the exons ATGGTTGGGACCAAAGATGACCCTGGACTCATGGTGCTCAGTTTGCATACTGTATTCGATCTTATAAAAAAGGACAAGCGGTCTGATGAATTTGAAGTTACTTGCTCATATCTTGAAGTCTATAATGAA GTAATATACGATTTGCTTGAAAAATCATCTGGTCATTTAGAACTTAGAGAGGATCCTGAGCAAGGAATAACTGTTGCTGGGCTTAGGTGTATCAAG GTTCGTTCTGCAGATAAAATTCTTGAACTTTTGAACATGGGTAATAGTCGAAGGAAAACAGATTGCACAGAGGTAAATGCTACCTCTTCAAG ATCACATGCAGTTTTGGAGATTAGTGTgaaaagaaagcaaagaaaCAAATATTCAAATCAGGTCTTGCATGGGAAACTTGCACTTGTAGATCTTGCTGGTAGTGAACGGGCTACTGAGACAAATAATGCTGGCCAAAAATTGAGGGATGGAGCTAACATTAATCGTTCACTCCTTGCTTTAGCAAACTGCATAAATGCGTTGGGAAAACAACAGAAAAAAGGTCTCGCTTATGTCCCTTACCGGAACAG TAAATTGACACGAATTTTGAAAGATGGTTTAAGTGGTAATTCTCAGACTGTGATGATTGCTACGATATCACCTGCAGATGTTCAGTATCATCATACTGTGAATACGTTGAAATATGCTGACCGAGCAAAGGAAATTAAGACACACGTCCAG AAAAACATTGGAGCGGTAGACACCCATGTATCAGACTACCAACGGATGATCGATAGTCTTCAG ACTGAGGTTTGTCAATTGAAAAAGAAACTTGCTGAAAAGGAATCCCAGCTCAGTAGTAAACCTGTGGAAAAAGCAGCAGATGATGAGTTGTCTTGGTTGGATATCGTAAGTCATGAAATAAGCGAGAACGTTCAGGAAAGAATAAACTTACAGAAGGCTATGTCAGAGCTAGAAGAAACCAACCTTAATAATCGCTCAGAACTTCAACGACTTGATGACATTATTGCAAGACATCAG GCTATTGAAATGGATGGAGCAATCGTAGAGGATTTGATTTCCCGACGGCTAGTGATTTTAGATAACATTCGTGACAATGATGAAGCAGGAATTAATTATCAGAAG GAAATTGAAGCAAATGAAAAGCATCGGTGTCAACTTCAAGGCATGATTGACGATGCTGTTAGTAGAAATGGGAACAAAACCTATTTGCAGATACTTAGTCAGTATAGACTGCTG GGAATGGCTAATTCCGAGCTTCAGTTAGAGATGGCAATGAGAGATCAAGTCATTCACAATCAGCGAGAATCTCTGAAAAACTTGTGGAACCTGCTCATGGGACTGGGACTTGACGAGAAACAGATATTTCACCTTGCAGCCAAGCAGGGTTTGACAATTGAAGGCTGGACAATGACTTCTTCTCTGGGGCTTCTTGAAAAGCAGTCAGCCAATCTCTCTTCTAGTAGATCTACATCAGTTGGCCCATCTTCTGGAATAGA GGAGGGAAACCAGAACTGTGACTTTCCATGTCCCGACTTCTCACCACCAGCATATTTAAGGGGGAGGAATGTCGATGCAAAGCCAACTATGTCGTTTGGTTCTCCTGAAAAGTATCCTCAAGATCTTTACAAGTCGTATCTGGATATGACAAGTCATGCTTCTCATGGTGGGAGCTGCATGTCATCATCATCTGTAGTTGGGGATTTATCGAGCAGCAGAAG GATTATTGACGCAGTGCCTTTTACTACGAAATTATAG
- the LOC103484901 gene encoding kinesin-like protein KIN-8B isoform X2, translating to MPSIRAPGAKKSTTLTVAVKCRPLRERERGRDIVRVIESKEVLILDPDLSKDYLDRIQNRTKEKQYCFDHAFGPESTNQEVYTKSISSIIPGVVQGLNVTVFAYGSTGSGKTYTMVGTKDDPGLMVLSLHTVFDLIKKDKRSDEFEVTCSYLEVYNEVIYDLLEKSSGHLELREDPEQGITVAGLRCIKVRSADKILELLNMGNSRRKTDCTEVNATSSRSHAVLEISVKRKQRNKYSNQVLHGKLALVDLAGSERATETNNAGQKLRDGANINRSLLALANCINALGKQQKKGLAYVPYRNSKLTRILKDGLSGNSQTVMIATISPADVQYHHTVNTLKYADRAKEIKTHVQKNIGAVDTHVSDYQRMIDSLQTEVCQLKKKLAEKESQLSSKPVEKAADDELSWLDIVSHEISENVQERINLQKAMSELEETNLNNRSELQRLDDIIARHQAIEMDGAIVEDLISRRLVILDNIRDNDEAGINYQKEIEANEKHRCQLQGMIDDAVSRNGNKTYLQILSQYRLLGMANSELQLEMAMRDQVIHNQRESLKNLWNLLMGLGLDEKQIFHLAAKQGLTIEGWTMTSSLGLLEKQSANLSSSRSTSVGPSSGIEEGNQNCDFPCPDFSPPAYLRGRNVDAKPTMSFGSPEKYPQDLYKSYLDMTSHASHGGSCMSSSSVVGDLSSSRRGTKAYSNIYY from the exons ATGCCCAGCATCAGAGCACCCGGAGCGAAGAAATCCACGACTCTGACT GTTGCAGTGAAATGCCGTCCTCTAAGGGAGAGAGAGCGTGGCCGTGATATTGTCAGAGTAATTGAAAGCAAG GAGGTGCTTATCCTCGATCCTGACCTGTCGAAGGATTACCTCGACCGCATACAGAACCGAACGAAGGAGAAACAATACTGTTTCGACCATGCATTTGGTCCAGAAAGTACTAATCAG GAAGTCTACACAAAAAGTATATCTTCCATAATACCTGGAGTTGTTCAAGGTCTGAACGTGACTGTCTTTGCCTATGGCTCAACTGGAAG TGGTAAAACATACACAATGGTTGGGACCAAAGATGACCCTGGACTCATGGTGCTCAGTTTGCATACTGTATTCGATCTTATAAAAAAGGACAAGCGGTCTGATGAATTTGAAGTTACTTGCTCATATCTTGAAGTCTATAATGAA GTAATATACGATTTGCTTGAAAAATCATCTGGTCATTTAGAACTTAGAGAGGATCCTGAGCAAGGAATAACTGTTGCTGGGCTTAGGTGTATCAAG GTTCGTTCTGCAGATAAAATTCTTGAACTTTTGAACATGGGTAATAGTCGAAGGAAAACAGATTGCACAGAGGTAAATGCTACCTCTTCAAG ATCACATGCAGTTTTGGAGATTAGTGTgaaaagaaagcaaagaaaCAAATATTCAAATCAGGTCTTGCATGGGAAACTTGCACTTGTAGATCTTGCTGGTAGTGAACGGGCTACTGAGACAAATAATGCTGGCCAAAAATTGAGGGATGGAGCTAACATTAATCGTTCACTCCTTGCTTTAGCAAACTGCATAAATGCGTTGGGAAAACAACAGAAAAAAGGTCTCGCTTATGTCCCTTACCGGAACAG TAAATTGACACGAATTTTGAAAGATGGTTTAAGTGGTAATTCTCAGACTGTGATGATTGCTACGATATCACCTGCAGATGTTCAGTATCATCATACTGTGAATACGTTGAAATATGCTGACCGAGCAAAGGAAATTAAGACACACGTCCAG AAAAACATTGGAGCGGTAGACACCCATGTATCAGACTACCAACGGATGATCGATAGTCTTCAG ACTGAGGTTTGTCAATTGAAAAAGAAACTTGCTGAAAAGGAATCCCAGCTCAGTAGTAAACCTGTGGAAAAAGCAGCAGATGATGAGTTGTCTTGGTTGGATATCGTAAGTCATGAAATAAGCGAGAACGTTCAGGAAAGAATAAACTTACAGAAGGCTATGTCAGAGCTAGAAGAAACCAACCTTAATAATCGCTCAGAACTTCAACGACTTGATGACATTATTGCAAGACATCAG GCTATTGAAATGGATGGAGCAATCGTAGAGGATTTGATTTCCCGACGGCTAGTGATTTTAGATAACATTCGTGACAATGATGAAGCAGGAATTAATTATCAGAAG GAAATTGAAGCAAATGAAAAGCATCGGTGTCAACTTCAAGGCATGATTGACGATGCTGTTAGTAGAAATGGGAACAAAACCTATTTGCAGATACTTAGTCAGTATAGACTGCTG GGAATGGCTAATTCCGAGCTTCAGTTAGAGATGGCAATGAGAGATCAAGTCATTCACAATCAGCGAGAATCTCTGAAAAACTTGTGGAACCTGCTCATGGGACTGGGACTTGACGAGAAACAGATATTTCACCTTGCAGCCAAGCAGGGTTTGACAATTGAAGGCTGGACAATGACTTCTTCTCTGGGGCTTCTTGAAAAGCAGTCAGCCAATCTCTCTTCTAGTAGATCTACATCAGTTGGCCCATCTTCTGGAATAGA GGAGGGAAACCAGAACTGTGACTTTCCATGTCCCGACTTCTCACCACCAGCATATTTAAGGGGGAGGAATGTCGATGCAAAGCCAACTATGTCGTTTGGTTCTCCTGAAAAGTATCCTCAAGATCTTTACAAGTCGTATCTGGATATGACAAGTCATGCTTCTCATGGTGGGAGCTGCATGTCATCATCATCTGTAGTTGGGGATTTATCGAGCAGCAGAAG GGGGACGAAGGCATATAGCAACATCTATTACTAG
- the LOC103484901 gene encoding kinesin-like protein KIN-8B isoform X3 has product MPSIRAPGAKKSTTLTVAVKCRPLRERERGRDIVRVIESKEVLILDPDLSKDYLDRIQNRTKEKQYCFDHAFGPESTNQEVYTKSISSIIPGVVQGLNVTVFAYGSTGSGKTYTMVGTKDDPGLMVLSLHTVFDLIKKDKRSDEFEVTCSYLEVYNEVRSADKILELLNMGNSRRKTDCTEVNATSSRSHAVLEISVKRKQRNKYSNQVLHGKLALVDLAGSERATETNNAGQKLRDGANINRSLLALANCINALGKQQKKGLAYVPYRNSKLTRILKDGLSGNSQTVMIATISPADVQYHHTVNTLKYADRAKEIKTHVQKNIGAVDTHVSDYQRMIDSLQTEVCQLKKKLAEKESQLSSKPVEKAADDELSWLDIVSHEISENVQERINLQKAMSELEETNLNNRSELQRLDDIIARHQAIEMDGAIVEDLISRRLVILDNIRDNDEAGINYQKEIEANEKHRCQLQGMIDDAVSRNGNKTYLQILSQYRLLGMANSELQLEMAMRDQVIHNQRESLKNLWNLLMGLGLDEKQIFHLAAKQGLTIEGWTMTSSLGLLEKQSANLSSSRSTSVGPSSGIEEGNQNCDFPCPDFSPPAYLRGRNVDAKPTMSFGSPEKYPQDLYKSYLDMTSHASHGGSCMSSSSVVGDLSSSRRIIDAVPFTTKL; this is encoded by the exons ATGCCCAGCATCAGAGCACCCGGAGCGAAGAAATCCACGACTCTGACT GTTGCAGTGAAATGCCGTCCTCTAAGGGAGAGAGAGCGTGGCCGTGATATTGTCAGAGTAATTGAAAGCAAG GAGGTGCTTATCCTCGATCCTGACCTGTCGAAGGATTACCTCGACCGCATACAGAACCGAACGAAGGAGAAACAATACTGTTTCGACCATGCATTTGGTCCAGAAAGTACTAATCAG GAAGTCTACACAAAAAGTATATCTTCCATAATACCTGGAGTTGTTCAAGGTCTGAACGTGACTGTCTTTGCCTATGGCTCAACTGGAAG TGGTAAAACATACACAATGGTTGGGACCAAAGATGACCCTGGACTCATGGTGCTCAGTTTGCATACTGTATTCGATCTTATAAAAAAGGACAAGCGGTCTGATGAATTTGAAGTTACTTGCTCATATCTTGAAGTCTATAATGAA GTTCGTTCTGCAGATAAAATTCTTGAACTTTTGAACATGGGTAATAGTCGAAGGAAAACAGATTGCACAGAGGTAAATGCTACCTCTTCAAG ATCACATGCAGTTTTGGAGATTAGTGTgaaaagaaagcaaagaaaCAAATATTCAAATCAGGTCTTGCATGGGAAACTTGCACTTGTAGATCTTGCTGGTAGTGAACGGGCTACTGAGACAAATAATGCTGGCCAAAAATTGAGGGATGGAGCTAACATTAATCGTTCACTCCTTGCTTTAGCAAACTGCATAAATGCGTTGGGAAAACAACAGAAAAAAGGTCTCGCTTATGTCCCTTACCGGAACAG TAAATTGACACGAATTTTGAAAGATGGTTTAAGTGGTAATTCTCAGACTGTGATGATTGCTACGATATCACCTGCAGATGTTCAGTATCATCATACTGTGAATACGTTGAAATATGCTGACCGAGCAAAGGAAATTAAGACACACGTCCAG AAAAACATTGGAGCGGTAGACACCCATGTATCAGACTACCAACGGATGATCGATAGTCTTCAG ACTGAGGTTTGTCAATTGAAAAAGAAACTTGCTGAAAAGGAATCCCAGCTCAGTAGTAAACCTGTGGAAAAAGCAGCAGATGATGAGTTGTCTTGGTTGGATATCGTAAGTCATGAAATAAGCGAGAACGTTCAGGAAAGAATAAACTTACAGAAGGCTATGTCAGAGCTAGAAGAAACCAACCTTAATAATCGCTCAGAACTTCAACGACTTGATGACATTATTGCAAGACATCAG GCTATTGAAATGGATGGAGCAATCGTAGAGGATTTGATTTCCCGACGGCTAGTGATTTTAGATAACATTCGTGACAATGATGAAGCAGGAATTAATTATCAGAAG GAAATTGAAGCAAATGAAAAGCATCGGTGTCAACTTCAAGGCATGATTGACGATGCTGTTAGTAGAAATGGGAACAAAACCTATTTGCAGATACTTAGTCAGTATAGACTGCTG GGAATGGCTAATTCCGAGCTTCAGTTAGAGATGGCAATGAGAGATCAAGTCATTCACAATCAGCGAGAATCTCTGAAAAACTTGTGGAACCTGCTCATGGGACTGGGACTTGACGAGAAACAGATATTTCACCTTGCAGCCAAGCAGGGTTTGACAATTGAAGGCTGGACAATGACTTCTTCTCTGGGGCTTCTTGAAAAGCAGTCAGCCAATCTCTCTTCTAGTAGATCTACATCAGTTGGCCCATCTTCTGGAATAGA GGAGGGAAACCAGAACTGTGACTTTCCATGTCCCGACTTCTCACCACCAGCATATTTAAGGGGGAGGAATGTCGATGCAAAGCCAACTATGTCGTTTGGTTCTCCTGAAAAGTATCCTCAAGATCTTTACAAGTCGTATCTGGATATGACAAGTCATGCTTCTCATGGTGGGAGCTGCATGTCATCATCATCTGTAGTTGGGGATTTATCGAGCAGCAGAAG GATTATTGACGCAGTGCCTTTTACTACGAAATTATAG
- the LOC103484901 gene encoding kinesin-like protein KIN-8B isoform X1: MPSIRAPGAKKSTTLTVAVKCRPLRERERGRDIVRVIESKEVLILDPDLSKDYLDRIQNRTKEKQYCFDHAFGPESTNQEVYTKSISSIIPGVVQGLNVTVFAYGSTGSGKTYTMVGTKDDPGLMVLSLHTVFDLIKKDKRSDEFEVTCSYLEVYNEVIYDLLEKSSGHLELREDPEQGITVAGLRCIKVRSADKILELLNMGNSRRKTDCTEVNATSSRSHAVLEISVKRKQRNKYSNQVLHGKLALVDLAGSERATETNNAGQKLRDGANINRSLLALANCINALGKQQKKGLAYVPYRNSKLTRILKDGLSGNSQTVMIATISPADVQYHHTVNTLKYADRAKEIKTHVQKNIGAVDTHVSDYQRMIDSLQTEVCQLKKKLAEKESQLSSKPVEKAADDELSWLDIVSHEISENVQERINLQKAMSELEETNLNNRSELQRLDDIIARHQAIEMDGAIVEDLISRRLVILDNIRDNDEAGINYQKEIEANEKHRCQLQGMIDDAVSRNGNKTYLQILSQYRLLGMANSELQLEMAMRDQVIHNQRESLKNLWNLLMGLGLDEKQIFHLAAKQGLTIEGWTMTSSLGLLEKQSANLSSSRSTSVGPSSGIEEGNQNCDFPCPDFSPPAYLRGRNVDAKPTMSFGSPEKYPQDLYKSYLDMTSHASHGGSCMSSSSVVGDLSSSRRIIDAVPFTTKL; this comes from the exons ATGCCCAGCATCAGAGCACCCGGAGCGAAGAAATCCACGACTCTGACT GTTGCAGTGAAATGCCGTCCTCTAAGGGAGAGAGAGCGTGGCCGTGATATTGTCAGAGTAATTGAAAGCAAG GAGGTGCTTATCCTCGATCCTGACCTGTCGAAGGATTACCTCGACCGCATACAGAACCGAACGAAGGAGAAACAATACTGTTTCGACCATGCATTTGGTCCAGAAAGTACTAATCAG GAAGTCTACACAAAAAGTATATCTTCCATAATACCTGGAGTTGTTCAAGGTCTGAACGTGACTGTCTTTGCCTATGGCTCAACTGGAAG TGGTAAAACATACACAATGGTTGGGACCAAAGATGACCCTGGACTCATGGTGCTCAGTTTGCATACTGTATTCGATCTTATAAAAAAGGACAAGCGGTCTGATGAATTTGAAGTTACTTGCTCATATCTTGAAGTCTATAATGAA GTAATATACGATTTGCTTGAAAAATCATCTGGTCATTTAGAACTTAGAGAGGATCCTGAGCAAGGAATAACTGTTGCTGGGCTTAGGTGTATCAAG GTTCGTTCTGCAGATAAAATTCTTGAACTTTTGAACATGGGTAATAGTCGAAGGAAAACAGATTGCACAGAGGTAAATGCTACCTCTTCAAG ATCACATGCAGTTTTGGAGATTAGTGTgaaaagaaagcaaagaaaCAAATATTCAAATCAGGTCTTGCATGGGAAACTTGCACTTGTAGATCTTGCTGGTAGTGAACGGGCTACTGAGACAAATAATGCTGGCCAAAAATTGAGGGATGGAGCTAACATTAATCGTTCACTCCTTGCTTTAGCAAACTGCATAAATGCGTTGGGAAAACAACAGAAAAAAGGTCTCGCTTATGTCCCTTACCGGAACAG TAAATTGACACGAATTTTGAAAGATGGTTTAAGTGGTAATTCTCAGACTGTGATGATTGCTACGATATCACCTGCAGATGTTCAGTATCATCATACTGTGAATACGTTGAAATATGCTGACCGAGCAAAGGAAATTAAGACACACGTCCAG AAAAACATTGGAGCGGTAGACACCCATGTATCAGACTACCAACGGATGATCGATAGTCTTCAG ACTGAGGTTTGTCAATTGAAAAAGAAACTTGCTGAAAAGGAATCCCAGCTCAGTAGTAAACCTGTGGAAAAAGCAGCAGATGATGAGTTGTCTTGGTTGGATATCGTAAGTCATGAAATAAGCGAGAACGTTCAGGAAAGAATAAACTTACAGAAGGCTATGTCAGAGCTAGAAGAAACCAACCTTAATAATCGCTCAGAACTTCAACGACTTGATGACATTATTGCAAGACATCAG GCTATTGAAATGGATGGAGCAATCGTAGAGGATTTGATTTCCCGACGGCTAGTGATTTTAGATAACATTCGTGACAATGATGAAGCAGGAATTAATTATCAGAAG GAAATTGAAGCAAATGAAAAGCATCGGTGTCAACTTCAAGGCATGATTGACGATGCTGTTAGTAGAAATGGGAACAAAACCTATTTGCAGATACTTAGTCAGTATAGACTGCTG GGAATGGCTAATTCCGAGCTTCAGTTAGAGATGGCAATGAGAGATCAAGTCATTCACAATCAGCGAGAATCTCTGAAAAACTTGTGGAACCTGCTCATGGGACTGGGACTTGACGAGAAACAGATATTTCACCTTGCAGCCAAGCAGGGTTTGACAATTGAAGGCTGGACAATGACTTCTTCTCTGGGGCTTCTTGAAAAGCAGTCAGCCAATCTCTCTTCTAGTAGATCTACATCAGTTGGCCCATCTTCTGGAATAGA GGAGGGAAACCAGAACTGTGACTTTCCATGTCCCGACTTCTCACCACCAGCATATTTAAGGGGGAGGAATGTCGATGCAAAGCCAACTATGTCGTTTGGTTCTCCTGAAAAGTATCCTCAAGATCTTTACAAGTCGTATCTGGATATGACAAGTCATGCTTCTCATGGTGGGAGCTGCATGTCATCATCATCTGTAGTTGGGGATTTATCGAGCAGCAGAAG GATTATTGACGCAGTGCCTTTTACTACGAAATTATAG